One window of Paenibacillus sp. FSL K6-3182 genomic DNA carries:
- a CDS encoding cyclic nucleotide-binding domain-containing protein yields MTKDTILRAIGARPEDQRKLLMMAPVFFICGISEMLNYNGFMTLFNQRFGSEYLPYVYAAEAIILPLEAWLLSWLAARLPKPKLMRVLYGIMLGIVAVNALMLLVLQSFDLELRGYYPVLFIASSFVVRQQTLLLWSLAVDLCSTQQAKRLMPVFVGSATLGGVAAGLLAQLLSLFFGPEVIYAASGLLLLAALPNYRKVITRYLVPLSIKIEANALEEEPVSTGAVFKHALRSPFLLTVILLMTLMPALYFLMEYEFLNVTKMSFPSEQAFSRFFGMITMVLFVLAFLLQTVSGKLMARLGASQMLTAISGVYVLAFAGALFFVGGPAALPMISIGYMLLYLLLYYSAEPSYQLFFKTLPLAQRDSYRYAAQGIAATAGILIGAGLQFLHSGFGVSWTALSFVGFAGAVLLFVLAWFGRRFYMRELVGSIQTIGEQDLAEQFDEFSRNEAAMAELRAMLKQPIDSAKEIALQIIGRQQNPNDVADLLALIDDPNPRIRVAAVRAMNLERADLHAMVKVAAFLEDQDDEMRAEGVRQIGRMKHMEHQAFYFLRQKLLDRHPSVIAEAVKAMYSFNNAASLEACAEVIDRILDAGGESSVYICRVIAELELYSFVPKVEKLVDDAHPAARVAAIACLGRLKVTSIIPILLERLPLMDQEMFRTTTESFIQMGDGAIELLTDSLNGAPPKRWTAVMITLSALLPDEQVRSKLTDEALNRLSELEAASGYSLSLKQLGKTELAELALLRWREVRDFIFTGVWAVLTKLADEQVVDAIRRAAADEDEEIRSNAWEVLAEGMGERRLSQFLLTVLERGEAGREVTADEEATVLLEAALNGNDDWWREIAAVALVEEGEQMSKDQQMMSRLNKVVFLRQVPYFADLSLEELGLIANIAEEYVCPDGENLLQRGEPNPAMYVIVDGNIELTSISAAGWEGTIGVLGAGDVCGVTSALDSTSSTVTAQSLLGDVRVLKLLGDNVSRLIRLYPEIGIGLLRASFARIRLLEEMMMRIDS; encoded by the coding sequence ATGACTAAAGATACCATATTGCGCGCAATCGGTGCCCGTCCAGAGGATCAGCGAAAGCTGCTTATGATGGCACCTGTTTTTTTTATTTGCGGCATATCTGAAATGCTTAATTACAATGGCTTTATGACGTTGTTCAATCAGCGGTTCGGAAGTGAATACCTTCCCTATGTATATGCGGCGGAGGCTATCATTTTGCCGCTAGAGGCGTGGCTCTTGTCCTGGCTTGCTGCTAGGCTGCCAAAGCCGAAGCTGATGCGCGTCTTATATGGAATAATGTTAGGTATCGTTGCCGTAAATGCATTGATGCTGCTAGTATTGCAGAGCTTCGATCTAGAGCTGAGAGGGTATTATCCCGTCTTGTTCATAGCTTCCAGCTTTGTCGTTAGGCAGCAGACCCTATTGCTTTGGAGCTTGGCCGTTGATTTGTGCTCGACGCAGCAAGCGAAGCGTCTCATGCCCGTGTTCGTTGGCTCTGCAACGCTTGGCGGAGTAGCGGCAGGTTTGCTTGCACAGCTTTTAAGCCTATTTTTTGGACCCGAGGTTATTTATGCCGCTTCCGGTTTGCTGCTTCTGGCTGCATTGCCGAACTATCGTAAAGTGATTACCCGTTATTTAGTACCATTATCGATCAAAATTGAAGCAAATGCTCTGGAGGAGGAACCGGTGTCAACGGGAGCGGTGTTTAAGCACGCGCTTCGATCTCCTTTTTTGCTAACCGTTATTTTGCTTATGACACTGATGCCAGCTCTTTATTTTCTAATGGAATATGAGTTTCTGAACGTGACAAAAATGTCATTTCCAAGCGAACAGGCTTTCAGCCGGTTTTTTGGGATGATTACGATGGTGTTGTTTGTTCTTGCCTTTTTGCTGCAAACCGTCTCAGGCAAGCTGATGGCACGCCTTGGTGCAAGCCAAATGCTTACGGCTATATCAGGCGTTTATGTTCTCGCCTTTGCCGGCGCTTTATTTTTTGTTGGCGGTCCAGCGGCGCTTCCAATGATTTCGATCGGCTACATGCTGTTATATTTGCTGCTTTATTATTCAGCCGAGCCTTCCTATCAGCTGTTCTTCAAGACGCTTCCGCTTGCGCAGCGTGACAGCTACAGATATGCAGCGCAAGGAATTGCGGCTACGGCGGGCATTTTGATCGGCGCTGGCTTGCAGTTTTTGCATTCAGGCTTTGGGGTATCCTGGACAGCCTTGTCGTTTGTAGGATTTGCAGGCGCCGTGCTGCTGTTTGTGCTTGCTTGGTTCGGCAGAAGGTTCTATATGCGCGAGCTTGTAGGCAGCATACAGACAATTGGCGAGCAGGACTTAGCGGAGCAGTTCGATGAATTTAGTCGAAACGAAGCTGCAATGGCAGAGCTCAGGGCCATGTTGAAGCAGCCGATAGACTCTGCGAAAGAAATTGCCTTGCAAATTATCGGCAGGCAACAAAATCCGAATGATGTTGCCGATTTGCTGGCGCTGATTGATGATCCGAATCCACGCATTCGCGTTGCTGCGGTTAGGGCGATGAATCTTGAGCGCGCAGACCTGCATGCGATGGTGAAGGTAGCAGCATTTCTTGAGGATCAGGACGATGAGATGCGTGCTGAAGGAGTAAGACAGATTGGCAGAATGAAGCATATGGAGCATCAGGCTTTTTATTTCCTGCGGCAAAAGCTGCTTGATCGGCATCCGAGTGTCATTGCAGAGGCAGTCAAAGCGATGTACTCCTTTAACAATGCAGCAAGCCTCGAGGCATGTGCGGAAGTGATCGATCGTATTCTTGATGCAGGAGGCGAATCCTCAGTTTATATTTGCCGAGTTATCGCGGAGCTTGAGCTGTATTCGTTTGTGCCGAAGGTTGAGAAGCTTGTTGATGATGCGCATCCAGCGGCAAGGGTTGCAGCAATCGCATGTTTGGGAAGGCTTAAGGTTACATCCATTATACCCATTCTGCTGGAGCGTCTCCCGCTTATGGACCAAGAAATGTTCCGCACGACGACAGAAAGCTTTATTCAGATGGGCGATGGTGCGATCGAGCTGCTGACTGACAGCTTGAATGGCGCGCCGCCGAAGCGATGGACAGCTGTGATGATTACGCTCTCGGCACTTCTGCCAGACGAGCAGGTACGTTCTAAGCTAACGGATGAAGCGCTAAATCGTTTAAGTGAGCTTGAGGCAGCGTCAGGTTATTCATTGTCACTCAAACAGCTAGGGAAGACGGAGCTTGCAGAGCTTGCTTTGCTGCGCTGGCGAGAGGTTCGCGACTTTATTTTTACAGGAGTATGGGCGGTGCTGACCAAGCTTGCGGATGAGCAGGTTGTTGATGCGATCAGAAGGGCAGCTGCTGATGAAGACGAAGAAATTCGCAGCAATGCTTGGGAAGTGCTCGCAGAGGGCATGGGTGAGCGCAGATTATCGCAGTTTTTGCTGACCGTTCTAGAGCGCGGCGAAGCTGGAAGAGAAGTAACTGCCGATGAGGAAGCGACTGTCCTATTGGAGGCAGCACTAAACGGAAATGATGATTGGTGGCGGGAGATCGCTGCAGTGGCGTTAGTGGAGGAGGGGGAACAAATGTCCAAAGACCAGCAGATGATGAGCCGTTTAAACAAAGTAGTCTTTTTAAGGCAGGTTCCCTATTTCGCTGATTTATCGCTTGAGGAGCTAGGCTTAATCGCTAATATTGCCGAGGAGTATGTATGCCCGGATGGAGAGAATCTGCTGCAAAGAGGAGAGCCTAACCCCGCGATGTATGTCATCGTTGACGGCAATATCGAGCTCACGAGCATTTCCGCAGCAGGCTGGGAAGGAACGATCGGCGTACTCGGTGCAGGGGATGTGTGCGGCGTAACTTCAGCGCTCGACAGCACCTCATCAACAGTAACGGCGCAATCCTTGCTTGGCGATGTGAGAGTGCTGAAGCTGCTGGGCGATAATGTGTCAAGGCTCATTCGTTTGTACCCGGAAATAGGAATCGGGCTGCTCCGAGCGTCGTTCGCACGCATTCGATTGCTGGAAGAAATGATGATGCGAATTGATTCGTAA
- the pheS gene encoding phenylalanine--tRNA ligase subunit alpha — protein sequence MKERLEGLRVEALQELQHVDTPQQLNDLRVKYLGKKGALTEILRGMGGLSAEERPVIGQVANDVRAAIETVIDEKQDAFQQAETNNRLLAETLDVTLPGKQLPTGAVHPLNKVAQEIEDIFIGLGYTIAEGPEVEEDYYNFEALNLPKNHPARDMQDSFYITDDILMRTQTSPVQVRTMKAMKGQTPVKVICPGKVYRRDDDDATHSFQFNQIEGLVIGKNIRMSDLKGALLQFVQQMFGSQAQIRLRPSFFPFTEPSAEVDVTCVQCGGKGCRMCKHTGWLEILGCGMVHPRVLEMGGYDPEEVSGFAFGMGIERIALLKYGIDDIRHFYTNDLRFLSQFARM from the coding sequence ATGAAGGAAAGATTGGAAGGACTGCGCGTTGAAGCATTGCAGGAGCTTCAGCATGTGGATACGCCACAGCAGCTAAATGATTTGCGCGTTAAATATTTAGGTAAAAAAGGCGCTTTGACTGAAATTTTGCGCGGCATGGGTGGACTAAGCGCTGAAGAACGTCCAGTAATTGGTCAAGTAGCCAATGATGTTCGAGCAGCTATTGAAACGGTTATCGATGAGAAGCAGGATGCATTCCAGCAAGCTGAGACGAACAATAGACTCCTTGCAGAGACGCTGGATGTTACGCTGCCAGGCAAGCAATTGCCTACAGGCGCAGTGCATCCTTTAAACAAGGTAGCCCAAGAAATTGAAGATATTTTTATCGGTCTTGGCTATACAATTGCCGAGGGTCCAGAGGTTGAAGAGGATTATTACAACTTCGAGGCATTGAACTTGCCTAAGAACCATCCAGCCCGCGACATGCAGGATTCGTTCTATATTACGGATGATATCTTGATGCGTACGCAGACCTCCCCGGTTCAGGTTCGTACAATGAAAGCAATGAAGGGCCAAACGCCTGTTAAAGTCATTTGTCCGGGTAAAGTTTACCGCCGTGATGATGACGATGCGACACATTCATTCCAGTTCAATCAAATCGAAGGTCTTGTCATCGGCAAAAATATTCGGATGAGCGATTTGAAAGGAGCATTGCTGCAATTCGTTCAGCAAATGTTCGGCTCACAAGCGCAAATTAGACTTCGTCCAAGCTTCTTCCCATTCACGGAGCCAAGTGCTGAGGTTGACGTTACTTGCGTTCAGTGTGGCGGTAAAGGCTGCCGCATGTGCAAGCATACAGGCTGGCTTGAAATTCTTGGCTGCGGAATGGTGCATCCACGCGTTCTTGAAATGGGCGGTTACGATCCGGAAGAGGTCAGCGGCTTTGCATTCGGCATGGGCATTGAGCGTATCGCGTTGTTGAAATACGGCATTGACGATATTCGTCATTTCTATACGAACGATCTGAGGTTCTTAAGCCAATTCGCAAGAATGTAG
- the pheT gene encoding phenylalanine--tRNA ligase subunit beta has translation MNVSYKWLNEYIDLSGFTGQELAEKMTRGGIEIDVVESRNKGVTGVVVGYVKSKEKHPDADKLNVCKVDVGTGEELQIVCGAKNVDAGQLVPVAVIGAVLPGDFKIKRAKLRGVESQGMICSAKELGLNEKLLPKEQQEGILVLPTTTKIGAPIGDVLGINDEVLELDLTPNRSDCLSMIGVAYEIGALTGREVRLPKAVINHTAVRADSLATVSISAPEHCSHYSARYIKGVKIGESPLWLQNRLIAAGVRPINNVVDVTNFVMLEYGQPLHAFDADRLPGGRIDVRLAKAGETLVTLDDQERKLEPHMLVITDGEQPIALAGVMGGASTEVTGETVNILLESAKFDGGTVRKTSRQLGLRSESSIRFEKEVDPARVIPALDRAASLIAELAEGLVAEGIVEVHAGEVKPAKVSVSLDKINGYLGTELSRLEVQTIFGRLHFEYELSGDNVFTVNVPTRRGDITRAVDLIEEVARLHGYDEIPTTLIHGDVVPGSLTKPQAIRRELRKRLSDAGLHEVVSYSFTGPERTKLFPALAEHTNPIRLAMPMSEDRSVLRTTLIAQLLETAAYNRNRKNESAAIFEIGSVFHTDEEQLTRLPHEKHRFAALLTGNRSEAEWNTKAAQVDFYDAKGILETVFAVLGLTASISFEAAQPEHFHPGRTAAVLLHTPKGNEVIGYVGQLHPALQLEEDLADTYVLEIGLDLIYEQADAAIEYKVLPRYPAMQRDIAVVVDQEVAAAKLTGVAWDIASELLESVRVFDVYTGEKLGAGKKSVAISLVYRHGERTLTDEEVTELHGKVVLQLEQSFAAELRK, from the coding sequence ATGAATGTATCCTATAAATGGTTAAATGAATATATCGATTTGTCCGGCTTCACAGGACAGGAGCTTGCGGAGAAAATGACGCGCGGCGGCATTGAAATCGATGTTGTGGAATCCCGCAATAAAGGCGTGACCGGCGTCGTAGTTGGTTATGTGAAATCGAAGGAAAAGCACCCGGACGCGGATAAGCTGAACGTGTGTAAGGTTGACGTTGGCACTGGCGAAGAGCTGCAAATCGTTTGCGGAGCCAAAAATGTCGATGCAGGCCAGCTTGTTCCGGTTGCAGTAATCGGTGCTGTATTGCCTGGCGATTTCAAAATTAAACGTGCAAAGCTTCGCGGCGTTGAATCCCAAGGGATGATTTGCTCGGCGAAGGAGCTTGGTTTGAATGAAAAGCTTCTGCCAAAAGAACAGCAGGAAGGCATTCTTGTTCTTCCAACTACAACGAAAATCGGTGCGCCAATTGGCGATGTGCTTGGCATTAACGATGAGGTGCTCGAGCTTGATTTGACGCCAAACCGTTCAGACTGCCTCAGCATGATTGGTGTTGCTTATGAGATTGGAGCTTTAACTGGCCGTGAAGTTCGTCTGCCAAAGGCTGTTATTAATCATACAGCCGTACGTGCGGATAGCCTTGCAACGGTCAGCATTAGTGCACCTGAGCATTGCTCGCATTATTCGGCTCGTTATATTAAAGGCGTAAAAATCGGTGAGTCCCCATTGTGGCTGCAAAACCGATTGATCGCTGCCGGCGTTCGTCCAATCAACAACGTTGTTGACGTTACAAACTTTGTTATGCTTGAATATGGCCAACCGCTTCATGCTTTTGATGCAGATCGTTTGCCTGGCGGCCGCATTGATGTTCGCCTTGCCAAAGCTGGCGAAACGCTTGTTACCTTGGATGATCAAGAGCGCAAGCTAGAGCCGCATATGCTCGTTATTACTGATGGTGAGCAGCCAATTGCCCTTGCAGGCGTAATGGGTGGAGCAAGCACCGAAGTTACAGGCGAGACGGTCAACATTTTGCTTGAATCAGCAAAATTCGATGGCGGCACCGTGCGCAAAACGTCACGTCAACTAGGACTTCGCTCGGAATCAAGCATTCGCTTTGAGAAAGAAGTAGATCCGGCGAGAGTTATTCCTGCGCTCGATCGTGCAGCTTCCCTTATCGCAGAGCTTGCTGAAGGTTTAGTTGCTGAAGGCATTGTAGAAGTGCATGCAGGTGAAGTGAAGCCAGCTAAAGTGTCCGTTTCATTGGATAAAATTAATGGCTATCTGGGTACGGAGCTGTCCAGACTTGAAGTTCAGACGATATTTGGCCGTTTGCACTTTGAATATGAGCTGTCAGGCGACAATGTATTTACTGTAAATGTTCCTACACGCCGCGGTGACATTACGCGTGCAGTAGATCTAATCGAGGAAGTAGCTCGTTTGCACGGCTATGATGAAATTCCTACTACGCTCATTCACGGCGATGTTGTGCCAGGTTCGCTAACGAAGCCCCAAGCTATTCGCCGCGAGCTGCGCAAGCGCCTGTCAGATGCAGGTCTGCATGAGGTTGTCAGCTATTCCTTCACGGGACCTGAGCGGACGAAGTTATTCCCTGCACTGGCGGAGCATACGAATCCAATTCGCCTAGCCATGCCTATGAGCGAGGATCGAAGTGTACTTCGTACGACGCTTATCGCACAGCTTCTGGAGACTGCGGCTTATAACCGAAATCGCAAAAATGAATCCGCAGCGATCTTTGAGATCGGCAGCGTATTCCATACCGATGAAGAGCAACTGACTCGCCTGCCTCATGAAAAGCATCGTTTTGCAGCTCTTCTGACTGGCAATCGTTCAGAAGCTGAGTGGAATACAAAAGCGGCTCAAGTTGATTTCTATGATGCGAAGGGCATTTTGGAAACGGTATTTGCCGTACTTGGCTTAACAGCCAGCATATCATTCGAAGCGGCTCAGCCTGAGCATTTCCATCCAGGCAGAACGGCTGCCGTTCTTCTTCACACGCCTAAAGGCAATGAAGTAATTGGTTATGTTGGCCAACTGCACCCTGCTCTTCAACTTGAGGAGGATCTAGCTGATACGTACGTGCTGGAAATTGGGCTTGACCTCATCTATGAGCAAGCAGATGCGGCAATCGAATATAAAGTATTGCCTCGCTACCCGGCTATGCAGCGTGATATTGCAGTAGTCGTGGATCAAGAGGTTGCTGCTGCCAAGCTAACTGGCGTGGCATGGGACATTGCAAGCGAGCTGCTTGAATCTGTACGCGTCTTTGACGTATATACTGGAGAGAAGCTGGGAGCTGGCAAGAAGAGCGTGGCCATATCGCTTGTTTACCGTCATGGCGAGCGTACATTGACGGATGAAGAGGTAACAGAGCTGCATGGCAAGGTTGTTTTACAATTAGAACAATCTTTTGCAGCAGAATTACGCAAGTAG